The window CTTCGGCTTCGGGGTGGGCTTGGGCGTCGGCTTCGGGGTCGGTGCCGCACCCTCGACGTAGGTTCGGAAGCCGAGGTCCCCGCCCGGTTGCTGGGTCCACATCGCCGGCGCGGTGGACGAGGCGTTCCAGGCGGCGCCCCCGCCGTACGCGTCGCCGGCCGACTGGGGAGCGCGGTACTGCGCTGCCTCCTGCGTCCGGAGGACCAGCGCGTACCTGGTGCCGGCGACGACGGACGGCGGCGAACTGAAGTCGGCGGTCATGAAGGCGCCGCCCGGTTCGGCCGGTACCGCGCCGCCGTCGATCTCGGCGGAGGCGATCAGGTCCGGCCCGGGCCAGCCGTTGCTCAGCGTCGAGCGCACCTCCACCGTGACGGGCAACGGCGCCATCGCGCCGCGGCGGAGGAACACCTCCACCCGGTCCAGGCGACCCGACCGACCCGCGGTGAACGTCTGCGCGGCGGTGAACTGGAGGCCGCCGCTGTTCCCGACGGACGTCGCGCTCCCGCTGGTGTCGGTCTGCTGCTGGTCGAGCTCCCCCGCAGCGGTCGCGGTGGTGCCCGTGACGGTCAGGGCGACCGCCGCGGCGACCGCGACCGGCAGGGCCAGGATCCGTGCGCTCCGCTGCATCCGCACATGCTGCCCAGTGAGCGACAGAGTTGAAAGAGCTGAGGCGTCCCCGCGGTGCGGGGATGCCTCATGAGTTTCAACCCGGTCGCTCAGTGGGGGTCAGGACCGCTCGTCGTCCTTACCGGGCCCGCCGTTGACGGTGTCGCGGCCCGGACCGCCACGGAGGTGGTCGCGACCACCGTTGCCGCGCAGGACGTCGTTGCCCTTGTTGCCGGCGAGCTTGTCCTGGCCCGGGCCGCCGGAGAGCTTGTCGTTGCCCCCACCACCGGCGAGGTCGTCGTTCCCGGCCCCACCGCAGAGGATGTCGTTCCCACCCCGGCCGCGGATCTTGTCGTTCCCGCCGTAGCCGTAGATCAGGTCCGGACCCTTGGTCCCGATCAGCACGTCGTTCCCGTTGGTCCCCTTGAGAACGTTGTACTTCTTGGCCGCCTTCGACGACAGCGCGAAGTCGCACTTCGCCTCGAGCTTCGGCTTGGGCGTCGGCTTCGGGGTCGGCTTGGGGGTCGGGGTCGGGTCCGGCGTGCCGACGAAGGTGCGGAAAGCAAGGTCCCAGTCCGCGTCCTCGGCCCAGGACTCCGACTGATAGCCCGCGGCTTGGAAGAACGTGCCGCCTCCGTACGGGTCGCCCGAGATCCGTACCGCCGCGGCGTACTGGCCGTCAGCCGGGGAGGTGCGCAGGACGATGGCGTACTGCGTGCCCGCCGAGATCGCGTAGGGAGCCGAGAAGGTCACGGGAACGAACGCTGAAGGCACCCCGCCGTCGGCGATCGGCGCCGCGGCAGCCGGCACCTCCCCACTGGCCAGGACGTCAGCACCCACGTCGCCGGCGGAGGCGTTCCGGATCTCGATCCGGAGCGCGCCGGGCAGCTCTGCAGTGCGCCCCACCTTCAGGTCGATTCGACTCAGCGGCCCCGTCTGACCCGCAGTGAAGATCTGGGCCAAGCTGTACGAGCCGTGCACAGTGGCGGAGAAATTCGCCTGGTCCTGCTCCTGGTCGACGACCTGGGCCGCGCCGGCCGCGTGCGTCACGGCGAATCCGGCCGCGGTCGTGATCAGGGCGAGGGCGCAGGTGGCGCCGAGCTGGCGACGGAGCTTCGTCATGGCAAATCCCGGGACCGGCGAATGGGTTGCACTGATCGTGAGCTGAATCCGGCTCAGTGGGAGTGCGAAGGACGAGATCAGCCCGAATGTCCGAGTCGTTCTCACCCGTTCGGCCGTCTGGCCGCGCTTTCGACCCGGGGGCGGGTGGCGACGCTATGGTCGGCCTCGTGACCAGCGCAGCGTCGCGCGCGTCGGAGGGTCGGTCCTTCGGCGAGGAGGGGGCCCGGCTCACCTACGGGTCGTACCTGCGGCTGCCCGAGCTCCTGGACCAGCAGCGCCCGGCGTCGGATCCGCCGGCGCACGACGAGCTGTTGTTCATCACAATCCACCAGGTCTACGAGCTGTGGTTCCAGCAACTGCTCCACGAGCTGGAGGCGGTCCGGGCCGCGATGTTCGACGGGCGGGCCTGGCAGGCCCGGGCCCTGCTCAGCCGCGTGCACTCGATCGAGCGGGTGCTGGTGGGGCAGGTCGAGGTCCTCGAGACGATGACCCCGCAGGACTTCCTCGCCTTCCGGTCACGGCTCGCGCCGGCGAGCGGGTTCCAGTCGGTCCAGTTCCGGGAGGTCGAGTTCCTCTCCGGCGCGAAGGACCGCGACTTCCTCGCGCGCTTCACCGCGCTCACCGACGCCGAGCGGGCGCGTCTCGAGCGTCGGCTCACCGAGCCCACCCTGTGGGACGCGTTCCTGCACCTGCTCCGTGGCCGGGGCCTCGCGACCGACTCCGACCAGGCGATCACCGCGAGCCTGCTCACCGTCGCCCGGGACCGGGACACCCACGGCGACGCCTGGGACCTGGCCGAGGCCCTCGTCGAGCACGACGCCAACGCGTGGCTGTGGCGCTCGCGCCACGTCGTCATGGTCGAACGTCAGATCGGCACGAAGTCCGGGACCGGCGGCTCGTCCGGCGGTCCCTACCTGCGGGGCCGCCTGCCGTTGCGGTACTACCCCCTCTTGTGGGAGCTGCGGAATCATCTATGAGTGCGCCGACGATGCCGGCCCTGCCGGCCGAGGACTTCACCCGCCTGACGCGGACCTACTACCGCCACGTGATGGCGTCCGAGATCAGCGAGCGGTCACAGGCCGACCTCGACGGTGCCGTCCGCGCCCACCTCACCCTCGCGGCGAACCGGCCCCAGGGCACGGTCAAGGTGCGCGTCTACACCCCGACGCCCCAGACCGACGGCTGGTCCGCGGCCGGGCGCACGGTCGTCGAGATCGTCACCGACGACATGCCGTTTCTCGTCGACTCGGTGACCGCCGCCCTCACCCAGGCCGACCGCGACATCGACCTCGTCGTTCACCCCCAGGTCGTCGTCCGCCGCGACGTCGCCGGCGCGCTGCGCGGCATCGAGGACTCCCCGGGCCACGACTCGACCGCGCCACTCCCCGAGGACGGCTGCCCCGAGTCGTGGATGCACCTGGAGATCGACCAGGTGCCGCCCGCGGAGATGGCCCGCATCGAGGCGGAGCTGCGCCGCGTGCTGCGCGACGTCCGCGACGCCGTCGAGGACTGGCAGAAGATGGGCGAGGCCGCCCTGCGCGCCGCCGACGACCTCGTCGGCGAGGAGGGCATGCCGGGCCGCGACACCGACCCGGAGGTCGCCGAGGCCTGGGAGCTGATGCGCTGGCTCGCCGACAACCACTTCACCTTCCTCGGCTACCGCGAGTACGAGCTCGTCACCGAGGACGGGTCGGACGGCCCCGAGGACGTGCTGCGCGGCGTGCCCGGCACCGGTCTCGGGATCCTGCGCTCGGACGTCCTGCGCTCGAGCTCCTTCGACGCCCTGCCGCCCGAGACCCGTGCCCGCGCGCGTGACTCGCGGCCGCTGATCATCACCAAGTCGACGACCCGCTCGTCCGTGCACCGACCCGGCTACCTCGACTACATCGGTGTGAAGAAGATCGTCGACGGCGAGGTCGTCGGCGAGCGCCGCTTCCTCGGGCTGTTCAGCCGCGCCGCGTACACCGAGAACGTCGCGCGCATCCCGGTGCTGCGCCGCAAGGTCGACGAGCTCTACGAGCTGACCGGCTTTCTCCCCAACAGCTACTCCGGCCGCGACCTGCTCGAGGCGATCGAGACCTACCCCCGCGACGAGCTGTTCCAGACCCCGACGCCACAGCTGTACAAGGTGCTGCTGGCGGTGCTGCACCTCAAGGAACGCAAGCAGCTGCGGCTGTTCCTGCGCTCCGACGAGTTCGGCCGGTTCATCTCCGCGTTGGTCTACCTGCCGCGCGACCGCTACAACACCGAGAACCGCCTGAAGATCCAGGAGATCCTGCTCCGCGAGCTCGACGGCGTGAGTTTGGAGTACACCTCGCGCGTGACGGAATCGGTCCTCGCGCGGCTGCACTTCGTCGTCCGCGTCGATCCGACGCTGCCCAAGGACGAGCGCAAGCCGATCGACGCGGCGCGCGTCGAGGCCCTGCTCGTCGACGCGACGCGCACCTGGCGCGAGGCGCTGCACCTCGCGCTCGAGGAGCGCTACGACGAGACCAAGGCCGGACTGCTGACGGCCCGTTACGGCGACGCGTTCCCCGCCGGTTACCGCGAGTCGAACTCCCCCATGGCCGCGGTCGACGACCTGATCCGCATCGAGGCCCTCACCCCCGACGACGGCCTCAGCGTGCGGATGTACGAGCCCCGCGGGCTGCCGGAGGGGCACCGCCGGTTCTCGGTCTACCGGCGGGGCTCGGCCCTCTCGCTGTCGGACATGCTGCCGCTGCTGCAGCACCTCGGCGTCGAGGTGGTCGACGAGCAGCCGTACCGCATCGAGCTGCCCGACGGAGAGGCGTGGATCTACGACTTCGGGCTGCGGACCAACGCCCTCGCGAAGCCGACCGCGGGCGTCCGGGAACTGTTCGAGGACGCCTTCCTCGCCGCCCGCGACGGTCGGGCCGAGTCGGACAACTTGCAGCAGCTGGTGCTCACCGCAGGCCTGACTTGGCGTCAGGTTGCCGTGCTGCGCGCGTATGCGAAGTACCTGCGGCAGACCAACAGCACCTTCGGCTACGAGTACCTCGAGCAGGTCGTCACCGCGAACTGCGCGATCGCGCGCACGCTCGCCCTGC of the Sporichthya polymorpha DSM 43042 genome contains:
- a CDS encoding calcium-binding protein; amino-acid sequence: MTKLRRQLGATCALALITTAAGFAVTHAAGAAQVVDQEQDQANFSATVHGSYSLAQIFTAGQTGPLSRIDLKVGRTAELPGALRIEIRNASAGDVGADVLASGEVPAAAAPIADGGVPSAFVPVTFSAPYAISAGTQYAIVLRTSPADGQYAAAVRISGDPYGGGTFFQAAGYQSESWAEDADWDLAFRTFVGTPDPTPTPKPTPKPTPKPKLEAKCDFALSSKAAKKYNVLKGTNGNDVLIGTKGPDLIYGYGGNDKIRGRGGNDILCGGAGNDDLAGGGGNDKLSGGPGQDKLAGNKGNDVLRGNGGRDHLRGGPGRDTVNGGPGKDDERS
- a CDS encoding calcium-binding protein → MQRSARILALPVAVAAAVALTVTGTTATAAGELDQQQTDTSGSATSVGNSGGLQFTAAQTFTAGRSGRLDRVEVFLRRGAMAPLPVTVEVRSTLSNGWPGPDLIASAEIDGGAVPAEPGGAFMTADFSSPPSVVAGTRYALVLRTQEAAQYRAPQSAGDAYGGGAAWNASSTAPAMWTQQPGGDLGFRTYVEGAAPTPKPTPKPTPKPKLEAKCDFTGSSKKVTVLRGTNGNDVLTGTTGPDLIYGYGGNDRIRGGGGNDILCGGAGNDDLAGGGGNDKISGGPGQDKLAGGQGNDVLRGGPGSDTLRGGPGKDDERS
- a CDS encoding tryptophan 2,3-dioxygenase family protein, with protein sequence MVGLVTSAASRASEGRSFGEEGARLTYGSYLRLPELLDQQRPASDPPAHDELLFITIHQVYELWFQQLLHELEAVRAAMFDGRAWQARALLSRVHSIERVLVGQVEVLETMTPQDFLAFRSRLAPASGFQSVQFREVEFLSGAKDRDFLARFTALTDAERARLERRLTEPTLWDAFLHLLRGRGLATDSDQAITASLLTVARDRDTHGDAWDLAEALVEHDANAWLWRSRHVVMVERQIGTKSGTGGSSGGPYLRGRLPLRYYPLLWELRNHL